The following proteins are co-located in the Nerophis ophidion isolate RoL-2023_Sa linkage group LG04, RoL_Noph_v1.0, whole genome shotgun sequence genome:
- the LOC133550460 gene encoding nuclear ubiquitous casein and cyclin-dependent kinase substrate 1-like yields MTRPTVTVNSLEELPMNQYMHDFNEQGSKDQKDMSKKEKKPKIEKPSRKTPKRKRSADDSDDERKVSRMRTIRQAVSKAVSKQREILLGDGGREDEEQDDPEEAYLDPDESGSDEDFMVEDDEDSDYGKSKKRRVPRKRRKKTTPRVLWEKKRRKLRRKKSSPTPKVTKKADGQE; encoded by the coding sequence ATGACACGCCCCACAGTTACTGTTAACAGTTTGGAGGAACTGCCTATGAACCAGTACATGCATGATTTCAATGAGCAGGGATCCAAAGATCAAAAGGATATgtcaaaaaaggaaaagaagcccAAGATAGAGAAGCCCAGCAGGAAGACACCAAAAAGAAAACGGAGCGCAGATGACAGTGACGATGAAAGAAAAGTCAGTCGAATGCGAACAATACGCCAGGCAGTCTCCAAGGCCGTGTCGAAACAGCGGGAAATCCTTCTGGGTGACGGAGGCCGTGAGGATGAAGAGCAGGATGACCCAGAGGAAGCTTACCTGGATCCTGATGAGTCTGGCAGTGATGAAGACTTCATGGTGGAAGATGACGAGGACAGCGACTATGGCAAGTCCAAAAAGAGAAGAGTTCCccgaaagaggaggaagaaaacgaCCCCGAGAGTCCTTtgggagaagaagaggaggaaactgagaagaaaaaaaagctctCCTACCCCCAAGGTGACGAAGAAAGCTGATGGCCAGGAGTAG